In Zunongwangia profunda SM-A87, the following proteins share a genomic window:
- a CDS encoding DUF1328 domain-containing protein produces MIRLIVIFLIIAIVAAIFGFGGIASGATEIAKIIFYIFIVLLVISLLSRLFRR; encoded by the coding sequence ATGATACGTTTAATTGTAATTTTCCTAATCATTGCTATTGTAGCCGCAATTTTTGGATTTGGAGGGATCGCTTCCGGAGCAACAGAGATCGCTAAGATCATTTTCTACATCTTTATCGTTTTACTGGTTATTTCATTATTAAGCAGACTGTTTAGACGATAA